The genome window GTGAGAACCATCGGTTATCTTACTACAAATATCCCCAAGCTTACATTTTTTCCAATTATTCATATCTTAATCCCTTGGAATTTATTTCCGTAAAAAATACACGAAATAAATTCAAGAATTTAAATTTGGAATTTCGTTTGTTTAAGCTTAGTTTAAAAGATAATGACGAAAGCATAACAGAAGAAAAAATGCTAAAAGCTCGTATTTTCAAGCTGTGGGCTGTATAAATTAAGCTAGATTTAAGTGATTTTGACGAGAGCATAACACAAAACATCATTTAATCTTCTCTAAGTTTTTTAAGATAGTTTCGCTTAGCTCTTGCTCGGTTTTGATTTGGGATTTTAGCTTGGTTAAAAGCTCGATAAATCTAGTATCAAAATCAAACTCATCATCACTATCAGCAAGCCCCACATAACGCCCTGGAGTAAGCACATAAGAAAGCTCTCTTATCTCATCTATGCTAGTGCTTTTACAAAAGCCTTTTATGTCTTCATAATCGGTGCCGTTTTTCCATGCTTTATAAGTGTTTGCGATTTGGTTTATGTCGTCTTTGTTTAGGGTTTTGTTGCGTCTATTTATCATAGTTCCTAAATCTCTTGCATCTATAAAAAGCGTCTTTTTAGCTGTGTTTGGTAGCTTTTGGCGTCTTATAAACCAAAGTGATGCAGGGATACCTGTGTTTAAAAACAGCTTTGCGGGTAGATTTACTATACAATCTATCAAATCATCTTCAATGAGAGCTTTTCTAATGGCTGCTTCATTTGTGGTATTACTTGTAAGTGCACCTTTAGCTAGGACAAATCCCGCTACACCGCCGTTTGGCGATAGATGATATAAAAAGTGTTGTATCCAAGCGTAGTTGGCGTTGCTTGCTGGTGGGACGCCGTATTTCCATCTGCCGTCTTTTTCTAGTAGTTCGCCACTCCAATCTGAGTCATTAAATGGCGGGTTAGCTATGATAAAATCAGCTTTTAGGTCTTTGTGGGCGTCGTTTAAAAATGAGCCTTCGTTGTTCCATATCACTTGCGAGCTTTCAATTTTTCTTATGGCTAGGTTCATTTTGGCGAGTTTATAGGTGGTCTGGTTTGACTCTTGACCATAGATTGAGATATCATCTAGTCTGCCTTGGCGAGATTTTACGAACTCTTCGCTTTGGACAAACATACCGCCACTTCCACAACAAGGGTCAAACACCCTGCCTTTGTATGGCTCAAGCATGGCTACTAAAAGCTCTACGACGCATTTTGGAGTGTAGAATTGTCCGCCTTGTTTGCCTTCAGCTAGGGCAAACTCACCTAAAAAATACTCAAATACATGACCTAAAACATCAGCGCTTTTACCGGTATCAAAAGCGATATTGCCTATTAGGTCTATAAGTTCGCCTAAGCATTTGCTATCTAGGTTGTCTTTAGCATAGACTTTTGGCAAAACTCCTTTTAGAGTATCATTGTGTGTTTCTATCTCGTCCATTGCTTCATCTAGCATTTTGCCTATTTTGGGATTTTTGGCGTTGTTTCTTAGGTAGGTGTAGCGGGATTTTTCTGGAACAAAGAAGATATTGTCAGCTAGGTATTCGTCTTCATCTTCTGGGTCAGCTCCTTCGGATTGTTCTTCGAGTAATTCTTCGTATTTTTGCATAAAACTATCACTAATGTAGCGTAAAAATATAAGCCCTAGAACTATGTGTTTATACTCTGCTGCATCGATGTTTTTGCGTAGTTTATCGGCACTTTTCCATAATACATCTTCTAGTTTTACCTCTATTTTCTTTGCCATTTTTTTCCTTGATTTTGTCTTCAAAAATTTTTAATTAAGTATAACAAAAAAGCCTTATATTTACCTATTTTTAAATAAATTTGTAAATAGTTTAAATTTTATTAAGTTATTTAATTTCTTGATTAGAATATTTTGTTTTTATAAAATATTTTTTTGAGCTATTGTAAATATTAGTTACCAACATAAGTGCTTTTTGAAAAAATTCAAAAAGCACTTGTTTAAGGCGTAAAAATTATATCAACCAAATCATTTTCTCTTATATCATCATGTGCTATCATTAATGCAGCTTTGTGGTTAAGGTTGTTGATGATGGCACTTGAACCTTGTTTTTTGCCTTTTAAATTGGCATAAATTTTT of Campylobacter lari contains these proteins:
- a CDS encoding type I restriction-modification system subunit M; translated protein: MAKKIEVKLEDVLWKSADKLRKNIDAAEYKHIVLGLIFLRYISDSFMQKYEELLEEQSEGADPEDEDEYLADNIFFVPEKSRYTYLRNNAKNPKIGKMLDEAMDEIETHNDTLKGVLPKVYAKDNLDSKCLGELIDLIGNIAFDTGKSADVLGHVFEYFLGEFALAEGKQGGQFYTPKCVVELLVAMLEPYKGRVFDPCCGSGGMFVQSEEFVKSRQGRLDDISIYGQESNQTTYKLAKMNLAIRKIESSQVIWNNEGSFLNDAHKDLKADFIIANPPFNDSDWSGELLEKDGRWKYGVPPASNANYAWIQHFLYHLSPNGGVAGFVLAKGALTSNTTNEAAIRKALIEDDLIDCIVNLPAKLFLNTGIPASLWFIRRQKLPNTAKKTLFIDARDLGTMINRRNKTLNKDDINQIANTYKAWKNGTDYEDIKGFCKSTSIDEIRELSYVLTPGRYVGLADSDDEFDFDTRFIELLTKLKSQIKTEQELSETILKNLEKIK